ATTGCCGTATCAAAATCTATGGTTTCAGCTACGATTCCTCCTGCATTATTCACATGACCAAAACTGTCGATCTGTGCGCCTTCGACCATTAAAAAGAAAGGTTTGTTTTTTTTGTTTAAAAATTCTAAGCTGTATTTTACGGCATCCGCCAATACTTCTCCTCTTCCTTCCAAAACTGATGGAACTCTATGCTGCGAAATAAAAACACCCACTGCATCATTATTCTCTGCCTGCAGTTCCTGTACCGCATTCAATAATTTGAATTTGGGAGCCAATGCAATATTTTTAAAAGTAGAAGCACCTCCTCCAACAAACAGATTTAATTTGCTTTTTAGTAAATCCTGCGCTATTAATTCTGTATTCGATCTTTCTTCAGTATGTGCATAAAAAGAGGCTGGTGTTGCTCCCGTAACCTCATCTGTTGTAATAATTCCTGTAGAGAAATTTCTTTTTTGTAATACTTCTAAGATATTCGGAATTGGTTTTCTCAAACTATCTGTCCCAATGGCTCTATTGTTGGTTTTCTGGCCTGTTGCCAATGCTGTTCCTGCCGCTGCAGAATCGGTTGTAAAATCATCTGCCGATTGTGTTTTTATAAAACCGATGCTTTTCATCTGCGTTACCGATAAAGCGCCGTCATTAGCCAAAACCGCTGAAGAAATTTGCGATAAACCATTACCATCTCCAATTAAAAGAATCACATTTTTAACAGGAGTATCTTTTTGATCTGTTTTATAAGTGGGAACATACACTTTTGAAGAATTGCTAGCAGTAACCAATCTTTTTGGTAAAGCCTGCAGATACTGAACACAATTGTAAGGTGAATCAGTATTAATGATATCTACTCCGAGTTCTAAAAAAGCTTTCCAAGCTGTTTTAGTGTCTGGACAACCCCAAAAACGAAATGGTTTGTTTAAGCTTTTTCCTTTAGCAATAATTGAACTTATGCGATTACGATCATCATGTGTTAATCTTCCTAAACCATTCCAAACTGAATATTTTTTATAATCTACACTGATCATCGCTACTTTTTCCCAGTTTTCTTTTGAAATTGTTTTGTCTATTTCTTGAAAATCAAACCAGATAAAATCAGGGTATTTTTTATACGTTTCTGCATCTGGTCTGTTTCCAGATATAACGATTCTAATATCCTTATTTTTTGTTATGGTCTCATATTTTTTTAAAACCGAAATAAGCTTATCTAAAGTAGCTACCGCTTCTGTTTTAATGTCAATCAGTAAAACTAATTTGTGCTCTTTTTTATAATTCATTTTTAGAGCCGTCTCTAACGGTTTTAAATACAAATCTTCTAAAGTTCTTGCAGCAGAAATTCCTTTTTGATCATGAGAGACATATAAACCATTATCTTTCAAAAAAATATCGGCTTCTATGGATGTCGCTCCATTGGCGTAAGCATTCCAAAAAGGAATGGTTTGTTCATAATCGTTATGAGAATGTACTGTAACTAAGTTCTGAGAATATAACTGATCACCTGCTCCCCAGAAAAACAAGGATAGCCAGATGAATAAAAATGATGTTTTCATTTGGAATAAATTGATGGATTTTGAATGAACAAAATGGCAGGTAGTAGATTGGTAGGGCAAAAAAGGTCTGTCAACTGAAATGATCAGCCGAAACAAATATTTAATAAATAAATTTGGGATAAAAAAAACAGGGCGTTTTCTTAAAGGTTCAAAAACTACCCTGCTTTTAACAACTAACACAAAAAGACTGCCTATTTCATAAATAGCGTACAATAAAATGGCAGTCTTCAATTCAACGTATAAAAAAACAAACTTAAACTAGTATCCTTTATTCTGTACTAAATATCCAGGAGTGTTAGATGCACCGTCAATTGCTACCTGTGGAATTGGGAACAATCTTTTGTTTACATCTGTATCTGATTTTTCAGTCCATTTATCTTCAAAATGACTGAAACGGATTTGAGTATTTCTTCTTAAACCTTCCCAGTAAAATTCGAAACCATATTCTCTGTACAAAATATCTAAGCTGATTGCAGGAAGCGCAGCAGGAATTGGAGCACGAGCCGTTCTTGAAGTTCTAACTGTATTCATATCTGCCAACGCACCAGCGTTATCTCCTTTTCTTAATTTAGCTTCAGCACGCATCATAAAAATTTCAGCATATCTCAATAGTACCATATCTACACTGCTGTAGTAGTTTCCGTCTGGAGAAGTGTGGCTAAACTGGTATTTAGAAACTCTGTATCCAGAATAGTGCATACTTCCTTCATTTGTAAAATCAACTTTCAAAGTAAGGTTAACATATCCAACGTTTTTGTCTGGTCCATTACCTTTGATTTGTTTTACAGGATAAATTCTATATCCAGTATCACATTTGTAAAAAGCTCCGTTAGCATCTTTTCTAGCTGCCCAAGGAATGCCTCTCATAATTCCTCTGTCGATTTCAAATTCTTCTGCTTTTACACAATAATAATGGTTCTCATCATTTAAAGGAGAAAATCCAGTAAGATCTTTTAAATTATCTGGCACCTTTGCATTGTTTTTGTAAAATCTTGCATCAGCATCAGCAGGATCTACAGAACCATAAGCATCAACCCAAGTTTGGTAAAAATCTGATGTAATTGCTGGACCATCTGTTCCATCTGCATTAATCGATTCAGGTCTTGGAAACATTGATCCAGGAATTGACCAATAAGCCCAACGGTTGTTTTCGTCTTTTAAAACACCACGCTGATCCATTGCAAAAATCACCTCTTTATTTGAGTTGTTATCATCATCAAATAAATCAAAATACTCAGGAGATAAACTGAATTTACCAGAGTTGATAATATTATCTGTGTATTTAATAACCTTATCCATATCTGCCGGTGCAAATGAAGGCGTTCCATAAGGATCACGATACACTGCAGCATTCAAATTAAGCCTTGCAAGAAGTCCCCAAACTGCCGCTTGTGTCATTCTTCCTGGCCCTTTATCTGTATTGATCACATCAGCAACAGATAATAATTCGTTTTCGATGTACGTAACTGCATCTTGTCCTCTCAAAATTTCTGAAGTAGAAGCCGATGATTCTTTTTTGAATACCAATCCCCAGCTGTCTAATGTCATCATATTTAAGTAAGCTCTTAACGCTTTCATCTCGTAAAGTGCTCCTTGTGCTTCTTTATTACCATCTTCTGCAAGAGGCGTTAATACTTCGATTGCAGAAAGTGTTCTAGAAATATTCTTTGTAAGTTCGTTCCATGTACTTGTTACAAGATCATTTGTAGGCGTTGTTGTGTGTGCGTGAACTGCTAAATATTTACCGCCATCATACCAATCTGTTCCTCCTCTGTAAGGTAAAATACCTTCGTCACTCGCAATTAACTGAAGACCAAAATTGTTTGTATGGATCCAAGTCGCTTTTAATTGTCCGTAAGCTGGAGCAATTGCTCCACTGATTGCTTCTGCTTGTCCTGCTCCATTTAAAGATTCGTCCAGGACTTTTTCTTCTAAATTTGTACAGCTCCAGGTAAATAATACACCTAATGCAAGAGCTGCTATTACTATTTTATTTTTCATGTTCTCTTTTTTTTTGATTAAAATGCAACGTTTAAGCCAAATACAATTGTTCTGCTTCGTGGATAACTGAAGTAATCAATTCCAAAAGACTGAATGTCTCCAACTGATGTTCCTGTATTAATTTCAGGATCGTAACCGCTGTATTTTGTAATTACAAATAAGTTTTGTCCAGTTATAGAAAGACGAATATTGTCCATTACATCACCAAGACCAACTAATCTAGGACTTAAATTATATCCTAAAGTCGCATTGTTTAATCTTAAGAAACTACCATCTTCTAAGTATCTAGTAGAAACTGTGTTTGAATTTGTAGAAGCTTCGTTTAAATATTGTGAAGCTCTATCTGTTGTGTTGAAAGAGTTTGCTAAACTTCCTCTGTTGAATGAAGTCATGGCAACGTGGTTGTAAATTTTATTACCTCCTGCTCCGTTAAAATTAAATCCTAAATCAAGATTTTTATATTTAAAGTTCAAGTAGAAAGCATAGATATAATCTGGTAATGCACTTCCAGCAACGATACGGTCATTGTCAAGAATAGAACCATCTCCATTTGTATCTGCAAACTGATTCAAACCATTAGAACCAATCCCAGTAAAATTAAGCATGTAGAAAGAACCAATTGAATGTCCGTTTAAAACTCCGTTGATTGTTGCACCAGATTGTCCTCCACCTTGCGCACCTCCTGTTGTTAAAATTTGGTATGGAGAATTCTCTACTTTATTATTGGTAAATGAAATATTTCCACCAACACTGTATGAGAAATCTTTGCTTTTATCACTGCTGTAATCTAAAGCTACCTCGATACCATTATTTTTAATCTGCATCGCTGGAATGTTTGTCCAATATTTAGATGTAGGCTGAATAGGATCTGTTGGAGCAACTTCTAACAAAATGTTTTCAGAAACTTTATTAAAATAATCTACTGTACCAGAAAGTCTATTATTAAATAAACTAAAAT
This portion of the Flavobacterium panacagri genome encodes:
- a CDS encoding alkaline phosphatase, translating into MKTSFLFIWLSLFFWGAGDQLYSQNLVTVHSHNDYEQTIPFWNAYANGATSIEADIFLKDNGLYVSHDQKGISAARTLEDLYLKPLETALKMNYKKEHKLVLLIDIKTEAVATLDKLISVLKKYETITKNKDIRIVISGNRPDAETYKKYPDFIWFDFQEIDKTISKENWEKVAMISVDYKKYSVWNGLGRLTHDDRNRISSIIAKGKSLNKPFRFWGCPDTKTAWKAFLELGVDIINTDSPYNCVQYLQALPKRLVTASNSSKVYVPTYKTDQKDTPVKNVILLIGDGNGLSQISSAVLANDGALSVTQMKSIGFIKTQSADDFTTDSAAAGTALATGQKTNNRAIGTDSLRKPIPNILEVLQKRNFSTGIITTDEVTGATPASFYAHTEERSNTELIAQDLLKSKLNLFVGGGASTFKNIALAPKFKLLNAVQELQAENNDAVGVFISQHRVPSVLEGRGEVLADAVKYSLEFLNKKNKPFFLMVEGAQIDSFGHVNNAGGIVAETIDFDTAITQALLFADKNEGTLVIVTADHETSGFAIPQGNVKEHKIEGDFITVDHTATMVPIFSYGPHSKDFQGVYENNEVFHKILSVLK
- a CDS encoding RagB/SusD family nutrient uptake outer membrane protein is translated as MKNKIVIAALALGVLFTWSCTNLEEKVLDESLNGAGQAEAISGAIAPAYGQLKATWIHTNNFGLQLIASDEGILPYRGGTDWYDGGKYLAVHAHTTTPTNDLVTSTWNELTKNISRTLSAIEVLTPLAEDGNKEAQGALYEMKALRAYLNMMTLDSWGLVFKKESSASTSEILRGQDAVTYIENELLSVADVINTDKGPGRMTQAAVWGLLARLNLNAAVYRDPYGTPSFAPADMDKVIKYTDNIINSGKFSLSPEYFDLFDDDNNSNKEVIFAMDQRGVLKDENNRWAYWSIPGSMFPRPESINADGTDGPAITSDFYQTWVDAYGSVDPADADARFYKNNAKVPDNLKDLTGFSPLNDENHYYCVKAEEFEIDRGIMRGIPWAARKDANGAFYKCDTGYRIYPVKQIKGNGPDKNVGYVNLTLKVDFTNEGSMHYSGYRVSKYQFSHTSPDGNYYSSVDMVLLRYAEIFMMRAEAKLRKGDNAGALADMNTVRTSRTARAPIPAALPAISLDILYREYGFEFYWEGLRRNTQIRFSHFEDKWTEKSDTDVNKRLFPIPQVAIDGASNTPGYLVQNKGY